The Thermosynechococcus sp. CL-1 genomic interval AGCCAATGTGCGGGCGGCTGACCCCATTCGGGTAGTTGGAGAATGGAAACTCTCCCTTGAGGAGAGCATTGCCCTCGCCTTTCGCAATCGCGTGGAACTGGAACAACAACTGACCCAACGGAATGCAGCACTGCAGCAGCGCCGGGTGGCCTTGGGGAATCTAGGACCGCAGTTGGTGGCCGGCGGAAGTTTTAACACCCTTGATAGCCTCACAGATGGGAGGGCACCCCGTTGGGGATATACCGTTGGGGGTCAAATGAACCTGACCCTCTTTGATGGCGGGGTCTCCCGTGCCAGTGCTGCCCAGCAGGAAAGCGCTGCCGCGATCGCTGAAGCTCAGTATGCCGCCTTTCGCAACTTAATTCGTTTCCAAGTGGAGCAGGCCTACTACACGCTCAAATCCAGCCAAGAAAATATCCGCACCAATGAAGTGGCGGTGCGCCAAGCCACGGAGGGACTCCGCCTTGCCCGTCTGCGCTTCCAAGCAGGGATTGGCACCCAAGCGGAGGTGAGCAATGCAGAAACGGCTCTGATTCAAGCCCAGAGCAACCTGTTGAGTTCTACCATTGACTACAACCGAGCGATCGCTGCCCTGCAACGCTTTGTGAGTGGCTTACCCTTGACGGCAACGCCTTGATGTTTGGTTTTTTGAATCTGAATAAACCTGCTGGCTGCACTTCCCACGACTGCATTAACGAACTGCGAAAGCGGCTGCGGCTCAAACGCATCGGTCATGGGGGCACCTTGGATCCGATGGCTACAGGGGTACTGCCGATCGCCCTTGGTGCAGCGACGCGACTCCTCCCCTATTTAAGCGATCGCAAGGCCTATATTGGCACGGTGCGCTTTGGCATCACCACAACCACGGATGACATTACGGGTGACATTTGCCAAGAACAATCTGCCAGTTACCTCACCCTTGAGGCCATTGAGGAACAGCTTCCCCAATTCATTGGCGAGATTGAGCAATATCCCCCCGCCTATAGTGCGATTCAAGTGGATGGTCAGCGGCTCTATGCCCGTGCCCGTGCGGGTGAAGCCGTGAGCGTGCCGCCGCGGATCGTTGAGGTGTACAGCATTGATGTCTTAGAT includes:
- the truB gene encoding tRNA pseudouridine(55) synthase TruB, which produces MFGFLNLNKPAGCTSHDCINELRKRLRLKRIGHGGTLDPMATGVLPIALGAATRLLPYLSDRKAYIGTVRFGITTTTDDITGDICQEQSASYLTLEAIEEQLPQFIGEIEQYPPAYSAIQVDGQRLYARARAGEAVSVPPRIVEVYSIDVLDWQAGCYPELTLRITCGGGTYIRALARDLGAALGVGGTLAALQRIESGGLRIEESHSLESISPEHLPLRPPQAVLSHLPWLELNAVQLNDWYHGRAVIGEGLPPAESFVGVTFATTCVGIGVSGGDRLHPKVVLKA